The proteins below are encoded in one region of Reichenbachiella sp. 5M10:
- a CDS encoding RluA family pseudouridine synthase translates to MSKNINPLDLICFEDDRFLVINKPALISTLEDRADARNILSMFREIYPGVSVCHRLDKETSGALLMAKDEEAYRAAALQFEAREVDKVYHALVKGQFADETLQVDMPLRIAGSGRVKIDSKRGKEATTLFRPKAYMGNYTLVEAKPVSGRRHQIRAHLAYLGFPICGDEYYGGEPVFLSAIKKNYKISEGREERPLFDRVALHAYQIALSPLEGHTIQVACDYPKDLDMILKKIEKFG, encoded by the coding sequence GTGTCAAAGAATATTAACCCTTTAGATCTAATTTGTTTTGAAGATGATCGTTTTTTGGTCATCAATAAACCGGCCTTGATATCTACTCTCGAAGATCGAGCAGATGCCCGAAATATATTGTCTATGTTTCGGGAAATATACCCTGGGGTATCGGTATGTCATCGATTGGACAAGGAGACTAGTGGTGCGTTGTTGATGGCAAAGGACGAAGAGGCTTATCGTGCTGCAGCATTGCAGTTTGAGGCGAGAGAAGTCGACAAGGTCTATCATGCCTTGGTCAAAGGGCAGTTCGCAGACGAGACACTACAGGTAGATATGCCATTGAGGATCGCAGGATCAGGTCGGGTCAAGATTGATTCGAAGCGAGGCAAAGAAGCGACTACTTTGTTTCGTCCCAAAGCCTACATGGGTAATTATACTTTGGTAGAAGCTAAACCCGTATCTGGTAGACGTCATCAGATTCGTGCACATTTGGCCTATTTGGGTTTTCCGATCTGTGGAGATGAATATTATGGAGGTGAGCCGGTCTTCCTCTCTGCGATCAAAAAGAACTATAAAATCTCGGAAGGAAGGGAAGAAAGACCTCTTTTTGATCGTGTGGCATTGCATGCCTATCAGATAGCACTTAGTCCGCTGGAAGGGCACACCATTCAAGTGGCGTGTGATTATCCCAAAGACTTGGACATGATCCTAAAGAAGATCGAGAAGTTTGGTTGA
- the tsf gene encoding translation elongation factor Ts, whose translation MAITAQEVNKLRQMTGAGMMDCKKALVEAEGDFDKAIELLRKKGQKVSASRADRETNEGVVFVKTNADNTTGVVVAFSCETDFVAKNEEFMALGNDLATAAFENKPADAAALKELKSGDLTFNDRIIEMIGKIGEKMDVIAYEVMEGEAIVPYVHAGSKLGVLVSLKNTGGVDVTEAGRDVAMQIAAMNPVAVDKDGVDATIVEKEIEIGKDQARQEGKPEAMLEKIALGKLNKFYKENTLLAQAFVKDNKQSIAQYLDGVNKGMTVVEFKRIAIG comes from the coding sequence ATGGCAATTACTGCACAAGAAGTAAACAAGCTGCGTCAAATGACTGGAGCGGGTATGATGGATTGTAAAAAGGCTTTGGTTGAAGCTGAAGGTGATTTTGACAAGGCAATCGAATTGCTTAGAAAAAAGGGACAAAAAGTATCTGCCTCTAGAGCAGATAGAGAGACCAACGAAGGAGTCGTGTTTGTGAAAACAAATGCTGACAATACTACAGGTGTAGTGGTTGCTTTCTCTTGTGAGACTGATTTCGTGGCGAAAAACGAAGAGTTCATGGCTTTGGGTAACGATCTAGCTACAGCTGCTTTTGAAAACAAACCAGCAGATGCTGCTGCTTTGAAAGAATTGAAGTCTGGAGACTTGACGTTTAACGATCGTATCATCGAAATGATCGGTAAAATCGGTGAAAAGATGGATGTAATCGCTTATGAAGTGATGGAAGGCGAAGCAATCGTACCTTACGTGCACGCAGGAAGTAAATTGGGTGTGTTGGTATCCTTGAAAAATACAGGTGGTGTAGATGTGACTGAAGCGGGTAGAGATGTAGCGATGCAAATTGCTGCTATGAACCCTGTAGCAGTTGACAAAGACGGTGTAGACGCTACCATCGTAGAAAAGGAAATCGAGATTGGAAAGGATCAAGCAAGACAAGAAGGCAAGCCAGAGGCTATGTTGGAGAAGATTGCTTTGGGTAAATTGAACAAGTTCTACAAAGAGAACACCTTGTTGGCTCAAGCCTTCGTGAAAGACAACAAGCAGTCAATTGCACAGTACTTGGATGGTGTAAACAAAGGAATGACCGTCGTTGAATTCAAAAGAATCGCGATTGGTTAA
- the rplM gene encoding 50S ribosomal protein L13 encodes MDSISYKTAITNNATADKQWVVVDAEGKVLGRLASEVAKMIRGKHKPGYTPNVDCGDNVIVVNSDKVKLTGKKWTDKQYVSHTGFPGGQRTQTPNEVKAKSSTILVERAVRGMLPKNRLGRALFNNLFVYEGAEHKHEAQTPKEIKL; translated from the coding sequence GTGGATTCAATAAGTTATAAAACAGCCATTACGAACAATGCCACAGCTGACAAGCAGTGGGTCGTAGTAGATGCTGAAGGAAAAGTATTGGGAAGATTAGCAAGTGAGGTTGCTAAGATGATCAGAGGTAAGCACAAACCGGGCTATACGCCAAACGTAGATTGTGGTGACAATGTAATAGTGGTCAACTCTGATAAGGTAAAACTTACAGGAAAAAAGTGGACTGACAAGCAGTATGTGTCACACACAGGCTTCCCTGGAGGTCAGAGAACTCAAACTCCTAACGAAGTAAAGGCAAAGTCTTCTACTATCTTGGTAGAGAGAGCCGTAAGAGGTATGCTTCCAAAAAATAGATTAGGAAGAGCCTTGTTTAATAATTTGTTCGTTTACGAAGGAGCTGAGCACAAGCACGAAGCGCAAACTCCGAAAGAGATAAAACTTTAA
- a CDS encoding cell wall metabolism sensor histidine kinase WalK yields MLLNSRGLALILSGCIAAIVLGSLMLLPDVPDYAYWLVFFISFGTGYILINIVLEFLFFKELRSIYNMFEQIRSNDLSKLERNKKYGHSSLNQIHEEIYAYAHGKENEIEELKQLAKFRRQFLADVSHELKTPIFAAQGFVHTLLDGAIDDMDNRMKFLKRAAKNLDGLDMLVQDLLTVSHMEAGDITMQLEPVDLCEMIFEIFDQMENNAHKHHITLKMNHAREEEIKVLVDAQRIHQVLINLVTNAIKYSDEGGIVEVSLVDQGDKQLVIVKDNGIGIPLEHLNRIFERFYRVDKSRSRAIGGTGLGLSIVKHIVEAHGSEIKVDSTPGEGSVFSFELDKYQSQ; encoded by the coding sequence ATGTTATTGAATTCTAGAGGGCTCGCCCTTATTTTGTCAGGCTGTATCGCTGCTATTGTTTTGGGCAGTTTGATGTTGCTACCTGATGTGCCTGATTATGCCTATTGGTTGGTGTTTTTCATCTCTTTCGGTACAGGGTATATATTGATCAACATTGTGCTTGAGTTTTTGTTTTTCAAAGAGCTCCGAAGTATTTACAATATGTTTGAACAGATTCGCTCTAATGACCTTTCGAAACTAGAGCGAAACAAGAAATACGGACATAGTTCACTCAATCAGATTCATGAAGAAATCTATGCGTATGCGCATGGCAAGGAGAATGAAATCGAAGAATTGAAGCAATTGGCCAAATTTAGGAGGCAGTTTCTGGCAGATGTATCGCATGAGCTCAAAACTCCGATTTTTGCTGCTCAAGGGTTTGTACATACGTTGCTCGATGGGGCGATTGATGATATGGACAATCGAATGAAGTTTCTCAAACGTGCGGCCAAAAATCTGGATGGCTTGGATATGCTTGTGCAGGACCTATTGACAGTGTCGCATATGGAGGCGGGAGATATCACGATGCAGCTAGAGCCAGTCGATCTTTGTGAAATGATCTTTGAGATCTTTGATCAGATGGAAAACAACGCTCATAAGCATCATATCACGCTCAAGATGAATCATGCGCGTGAAGAGGAGATCAAAGTACTCGTAGATGCACAGCGCATCCATCAAGTGTTGATCAATCTAGTTACTAATGCTATCAAATATTCGGATGAAGGCGGGATCGTGGAAGTGTCGCTTGTCGATCAAGGAGATAAGCAACTTGTCATCGTCAAGGACAATGGAATTGGTATTCCGCTAGAACATCTCAATCGCATTTTTGAGCGCTTTTACCGAGTGGACAAGAGTAGATCCAGAGCTATCGGTGGTACAGGTTTGGGGCTGTCTATTGTCAAACATATCGTAGAGGCTCATGGTAGCGAGATCAAGGTGGATAGCACACCAGGAGAGGGGTCCGTCTTCAGTTTCGAATTGGATAAGTATCAGTCGCAATAG
- a CDS encoding response regulator, with the protein MSGKKKILVVDDEVDILDLLKYNLEKEGFEVEVAENGMEAVGIAKEFVPDLILLDIMMPGQDGVETCRQLREFKELSNSFIIFLTARVEEYSEVAAFENGADDYLTKPIKPRALMSRINAIFRRSKKEIDQEEKVTAGDLHIDKQSYTVKRNNEEFSLPKKEFELLYFLAQHPGKVFSRDELLYNIWGTDVYVLARTVDVHVRKVREKIGEGYISTIKGVGYKFDAE; encoded by the coding sequence ATGTCAGGAAAGAAGAAAATACTGGTAGTAGATGATGAGGTTGATATTTTGGATTTATTGAAATACAACTTGGAAAAGGAGGGGTTTGAGGTAGAAGTCGCTGAAAATGGAATGGAGGCTGTCGGTATTGCAAAAGAATTTGTCCCTGATTTGATTTTGTTGGATATCATGATGCCAGGCCAAGATGGGGTGGAGACGTGTCGTCAGCTGAGGGAGTTCAAGGAATTGTCCAATAGTTTTATCATTTTTTTGACAGCTCGGGTAGAGGAATACTCAGAGGTAGCTGCGTTTGAGAACGGAGCGGATGATTACCTGACCAAACCGATCAAGCCACGGGCATTGATGAGTCGGATCAATGCCATATTTAGACGTTCGAAAAAGGAAATTGATCAAGAAGAAAAAGTCACCGCAGGGGATTTGCATATCGACAAGCAGAGTTATACTGTCAAAAGAAATAACGAGGAGTTTTCCCTGCCGAAAAAGGAATTCGAGCTGCTTTATTTCTTGGCGCAACACCCGGGCAAGGTCTTTAGCCGAGACGAATTGCTTTACAATATATGGGGTACAGATGTGTACGTTTTGGCTCGAACAGTCGACGTACATGTACGAAAAGTCAGAGAAAAGATCGGCGAAGGCTATATATCGACCATCAAAGGGGTAGGGTATAAATTTGACGCAGAGTGA
- the rseP gene encoding RIP metalloprotease RseP, giving the protein MEAIIMAAQLMLGLSILVGLHELGHLLAAKAFGMRVEKYSIGFPPKIWGFQYGETEYSFGAIPLGGFVKISGMIDESLDTKNLSAEPEPWEFRAKPAWQRLIVMMGGIIVNVITGIVIFITMTYNNGESYLTKEALNQNGIYAYKLAQEVGFQTGDRITAVNGQDYERFSDLVNNEVILKENSTFQVLRGDSILTITLPDGFLNKFADKKEYDGQFLGARQPFKVGQVQLGSAAAKGGLEAGDRFISINNQPVMYFDQLKEILTKNKEKDIQATVQTEDAGEKTLDLKVGEDGTLGFVAEPLLDFSHEEYTFGESVNKGTEQAFNVVWVNIKAFGKIFRGEVSASKSLSGPIGIAQMFGGTWNWDKFWGLTGLLSMVLAFMNFLPIPALDGGHVVFLTYEMLSGQKPSDKFLEGAQKVGMVLLLGLMGFAIFNDVFKALF; this is encoded by the coding sequence ATGGAAGCAATAATAATGGCAGCCCAATTGATGTTGGGATTATCGATTTTGGTAGGATTACACGAGTTGGGACACTTGTTGGCCGCCAAAGCCTTTGGCATGAGAGTAGAAAAGTACTCCATCGGTTTCCCTCCCAAAATCTGGGGGTTTCAATACGGAGAGACCGAATATTCTTTTGGGGCTATTCCTCTTGGTGGATTTGTCAAAATCTCAGGAATGATCGATGAATCGCTAGACACCAAAAACCTATCTGCAGAACCTGAGCCATGGGAGTTTCGCGCCAAACCAGCTTGGCAAAGACTGATTGTCATGATGGGTGGGATCATCGTCAATGTCATCACTGGCATTGTGATTTTCATAACCATGACCTACAACAATGGCGAATCTTACCTCACCAAAGAAGCGCTAAACCAAAACGGTATCTATGCCTACAAGTTAGCACAAGAAGTTGGTTTCCAAACTGGGGACCGTATCACAGCCGTAAATGGACAAGATTACGAGCGTTTTTCAGACCTGGTCAACAACGAAGTAATACTAAAAGAGAACTCTACCTTTCAAGTCTTACGTGGTGATTCGATACTCACCATCACACTACCAGATGGCTTCCTAAACAAATTTGCGGACAAAAAGGAGTACGATGGCCAATTTTTAGGAGCAAGGCAACCCTTCAAAGTCGGGCAAGTCCAACTCGGTAGTGCTGCCGCCAAAGGTGGACTTGAAGCCGGAGATCGATTCATCTCGATCAACAACCAGCCTGTCATGTACTTTGATCAGCTCAAAGAAATTTTGACTAAAAACAAAGAGAAAGATATTCAAGCCACAGTCCAAACCGAAGATGCAGGAGAAAAAACCCTTGATCTTAAAGTGGGGGAAGATGGAACCCTTGGGTTTGTTGCTGAACCACTTTTAGACTTCTCGCACGAAGAATACACCTTTGGCGAATCTGTCAACAAAGGCACAGAACAGGCTTTCAACGTAGTATGGGTCAACATCAAAGCATTCGGCAAAATATTCAGAGGGGAAGTATCTGCATCCAAGTCTCTCAGTGGACCTATTGGTATCGCACAGATGTTTGGTGGCACATGGAACTGGGACAAGTTCTGGGGGTTGACTGGTCTCCTGTCTATGGTTCTCGCCTTCATGAACTTCCTGCCGATTCCAGCACTTGACGGTGGACATGTGGTATTCTTGACCTACGAGATGTTGTCTGGCCAAAAACCCTCCGACAAATTCCTCGAAGGAGCCCAGAAAGTGGGCATGGTACTCTTGCTCGGCCTTATGGGATTTGCAATCTTCAACGATGTATTCAAGGCCTTGTTCTAA
- the metG gene encoding methionine--tRNA ligase, translated as MFVQKKFVQKDFKRYTITSALPYANGPLHIGHIAGAYLPSDIFVRYLRSKGKEVTYVCGSDEHGAAITLRAKKEGTTPQAIIDKYHQINKNTFEKFGIDFDIYHRTSSDIHHETSQEFFTNLYEKGEFVEKESEQFYDEEYCQFLADRYVTGTCPNCNYEAAYGDQCEKCGTSHNSTDLINPVSTLSGKAPILKSTKHWYLPLDKYQPWLEKWLIEGKKGQWKPNVYGQCSSWLKAGLQPRAMTRDLDWGVDVPLPDAEGKKLYVWLDAPIGYISATKAWAADKGKNWEDYWKTQKKKEDESCLIHFIGKDNIVFHCIIFPAILHAHGGYILPQNVPANEFLNLEGDKISTSRNWAVWLHEYIEDFPDKEDVLRYVLCANAPESKDNDFTWKDFQARNNNELVAIYGNFVNRAVVLTHKYFDGKLPKVSAHEAVDQEVLKELAEFPSRIADSLDKYRFREALAHVMDLARLGNKYLAETEPWKLIKTDEKRTATILNIALQIAANLSIVSLPFLPRTSDKLAQMINLGDFTWSDAGRADLLFVGQNIEKATLLFEKIEDEAIDKQIEKLENSKPVQQTVENVEPQKKEMIFDDFMKMDIRIGTILEAEAVPKSNKLLKFKVDTGIDTRTVLSGIAKHYSPEEMVGKQVTMLVNLAPRKIMGIESQGMILMAEDSEGQLSLLQADKNVQNGSQVS; from the coding sequence ATCTTTGTCCAAAAAAAATTCGTGCAAAAAGATTTCAAAAGATATACGATTACTTCTGCGCTCCCATATGCCAATGGCCCCCTACATATTGGACACATCGCTGGAGCATATTTACCCTCCGACATCTTCGTCAGATACCTCCGTTCCAAAGGCAAAGAGGTAACTTACGTCTGTGGAAGTGACGAGCACGGTGCTGCGATCACCCTCAGAGCAAAAAAAGAGGGCACTACCCCACAAGCCATAATTGACAAATACCACCAAATCAACAAAAACACTTTTGAGAAGTTTGGAATTGATTTTGACATCTATCACCGTACCTCTTCTGATATCCACCACGAAACTTCACAAGAATTTTTCACCAACCTCTACGAAAAAGGAGAGTTTGTAGAAAAAGAGTCTGAACAATTTTATGACGAGGAGTACTGCCAGTTTTTAGCAGATCGCTATGTGACAGGCACTTGCCCCAATTGCAACTATGAGGCTGCCTATGGTGACCAGTGTGAGAAATGTGGTACATCTCACAACTCCACAGACCTCATCAATCCTGTTTCCACATTGAGTGGAAAAGCGCCTATATTGAAGTCCACCAAGCATTGGTACCTCCCCCTAGACAAATACCAACCGTGGCTAGAAAAATGGCTCATCGAAGGGAAAAAAGGACAATGGAAACCCAATGTCTATGGACAATGTAGCTCGTGGCTAAAAGCAGGGCTACAACCACGTGCTATGACTCGTGACCTAGACTGGGGAGTTGACGTCCCCCTCCCTGATGCAGAAGGCAAAAAACTATACGTCTGGTTAGATGCGCCCATTGGTTACATCTCCGCTACCAAGGCATGGGCCGCCGACAAAGGTAAAAACTGGGAAGACTACTGGAAGACCCAAAAGAAAAAAGAGGATGAATCCTGCCTCATTCACTTCATTGGCAAGGACAATATTGTCTTTCACTGCATCATCTTCCCTGCTATCTTGCACGCACATGGAGGCTATATTCTACCACAAAACGTCCCTGCCAATGAGTTTCTCAACTTAGAAGGCGACAAGATATCTACCAGTAGAAACTGGGCAGTATGGCTACACGAATACATCGAAGACTTCCCAGACAAAGAAGACGTCCTTCGCTACGTCCTTTGTGCCAACGCACCTGAGTCCAAAGACAACGACTTCACCTGGAAAGATTTCCAAGCCAGAAACAACAACGAACTCGTCGCAATCTACGGCAACTTCGTCAACCGTGCAGTTGTACTAACCCACAAATATTTCGACGGCAAACTACCCAAAGTAAGCGCACATGAAGCTGTCGATCAAGAAGTACTCAAAGAACTTGCTGAGTTCCCTTCACGAATTGCGGATAGTCTAGACAAGTATCGATTCAGAGAAGCTCTCGCCCATGTAATGGATCTAGCACGCCTTGGCAACAAATACCTCGCAGAAACAGAACCATGGAAACTCATCAAAACAGATGAAAAAAGAACTGCCACTATACTCAATATCGCTCTGCAGATCGCCGCAAACCTCTCTATTGTTTCTCTGCCCTTCTTACCAAGGACATCAGACAAACTCGCACAAATGATCAACCTGGGTGACTTCACCTGGTCTGATGCAGGACGAGCGGATCTACTATTCGTAGGTCAAAACATAGAAAAAGCGACACTCCTCTTTGAAAAAATAGAAGACGAAGCAATAGACAAACAAATTGAAAAATTAGAAAATTCAAAGCCTGTGCAACAAACCGTAGAAAACGTAGAACCGCAGAAAAAAGAAATGATCTTTGACGACTTCATGAAAATGGACATACGTATAGGGACAATCCTTGAAGCTGAAGCAGTACCCAAATCAAACAAACTACTCAAATTCAAAGTAGATACCGGTATTGATACACGTACCGTATTGAGTGGCATAGCCAAGCACTACAGTCCCGAAGAAATGGTCGGCAAACAAGTCACTATGCTTGTGAACCTAGCTCCGCGCAAAATCATGGGAATTGAATCACAGGGCATGATACTGATGGCAGAAGACAGCGAAGGACAGCTCAGTTTATTACAAGCTGACAAAAACGTTCAAAACGGCTCTCAAGTAAGCTAG
- the rpsI gene encoding 30S ribosomal protein S9, producing MEVINTIGRRKTSVARLYMTPGKGDVKINNRDLKEYFPFEIYQTIVKQPLVLVAEDGNYDMNINVSGGGMKGQAEGIRLAISRALVEINPEHRPPLKKEGFMTRDPRMVERKKPGRRKARRAFQFSKR from the coding sequence ATGGAAGTAATAAACACCATTGGTAGAAGAAAAACATCTGTAGCTAGGTTGTACATGACACCTGGCAAAGGCGATGTTAAGATCAACAACAGGGACTTGAAAGAGTATTTCCCTTTTGAAATTTATCAAACTATCGTAAAGCAACCTTTGGTATTGGTTGCCGAAGATGGAAACTATGATATGAATATCAATGTATCTGGTGGAGGAATGAAAGGTCAAGCAGAAGGAATTCGTTTGGCTATCTCTAGAGCATTGGTTGAAATCAATCCTGAACACAGACCTCCTTTGAAGAAGGAAGGTTTCATGACGAGAGATCCTAGAATGGTCGAGCGTAAGAAGCCGGGTAGAAGAAAGGCGAGAAGAGCATTCCAGTTCAGCAAGCGTTAA
- the rpsB gene encoding 30S ribosomal protein S2: protein MAKLEHKDLLDAGVHFGHLTRKWDPKMAPYIFMEKNGIHIIDLHKTLDCLEEASNALKQIVKSGRKVMFVATKKQAREIVSEEAKRLRMPYVTDRWLGGMLTNFATIRKSLKKMSSMDKMLKDDAFKNLAKREKLMISREKVKLERILGGIADLTRLPAALFVVDIKREHIAIKEAQKLNIPVFAMVDTNSDPNQVDFPIPANDDAFKSIQLIMNHIGKEVEEALSERKKDKEDAKEQEAAAAKAAADEKGE from the coding sequence ATGGCCAAATTAGAGCACAAAGACTTACTTGATGCTGGTGTCCACTTCGGACACTTGACGAGAAAGTGGGATCCGAAAATGGCACCATACATCTTCATGGAGAAGAATGGTATCCATATTATCGATCTACATAAAACGCTTGATTGCCTCGAAGAAGCATCAAATGCACTCAAGCAGATAGTGAAATCAGGACGAAAAGTAATGTTCGTTGCGACCAAAAAGCAAGCGAGAGAAATCGTTTCTGAAGAAGCTAAGAGATTAAGAATGCCTTACGTCACTGACAGATGGCTAGGTGGTATGTTGACCAACTTTGCGACGATCAGAAAATCGTTGAAAAAGATGTCTTCAATGGACAAGATGTTGAAAGATGACGCTTTCAAAAACTTGGCGAAGAGAGAGAAGTTGATGATCAGCAGAGAAAAAGTTAAATTGGAGAGAATCTTAGGAGGTATCGCTGATTTGACAAGATTGCCAGCAGCACTTTTTGTTGTAGACATCAAAAGAGAGCATATCGCAATAAAAGAAGCACAAAAATTGAATATCCCTGTATTCGCTATGGTGGATACTAACTCTGATCCTAATCAGGTGGATTTCCCAATTCCTGCTAACGATGACGCATTCAAGTCTATCCAGTTGATCATGAATCACATTGGAAAAGAAGTGGAAGAGGCTTTGTCTGAAAGAAAGAAGGATAAGGAAGATGCTAAGGAGCAAGAGGCAGCAGCCGCTAAAGCAGCCGCTGACGAAAAAGGAGAGTAA
- a CDS encoding response regulator: MTDTKNITVLYVDDEELNLFLFEKSFESLYQVVTALSGPEGLEKLESHHDQIIVVISDMRMPTMNGVEFITKARAKFSNIAYFILTAFDYNQEIETAIEQKIIHKFFTKPFDTQEIQEAIDEALTQLDV; the protein is encoded by the coding sequence ATGACTGATACAAAAAATATCACTGTACTCTATGTAGATGACGAGGAACTCAATTTGTTTTTATTCGAAAAAAGTTTTGAATCTCTGTATCAAGTAGTCACTGCGCTCTCAGGTCCCGAAGGATTAGAAAAACTCGAAAGCCACCACGATCAAATCATCGTCGTGATCAGTGACATGCGTATGCCAACCATGAATGGGGTCGAATTCATCACTAAGGCTCGTGCCAAGTTCTCCAACATTGCTTACTTCATCCTTACCGCATTTGATTACAACCAAGAAATCGAAACTGCAATCGAACAAAAAATCATTCACAAATTTTTCACAAAGCCTTTTGACACCCAAGAAATCCAAGAGGCCATCGACGAAGCACTCACTCAGCTTGATGTATAA
- a CDS encoding transglutaminase-like domain-containing protein — protein sequence MKLKLHLTPLLILLSLPSFGQPQQYRITWNNNKVGTYETNHIYLDTVRTTTTLQLNYRHDEGTTQAYVRHQFYELSYGALVSVSTDLSVLAGDTTQFIYYTPDSTRAPSYSPSILGPYGLQQLSQRQLNQVGDSIQCLAYSPDHGQAVPLWRTISSYEIILAQKYWIVQDSIPGKRPIESIYNQDFVLYSSIQNSPIGRLNIQPLRPIDSLIQFMSQSYGLKQLPSNIWLPDPKNVNAIQLALTTTNEQNSTINLTDNSFTPLPIDSMKLAQTTASNTWLNTQDLNYFSIADSLTRTLTTPEEIAYQLTLYCRSLDFKHPSLQLLKLARSIELPSRLVHGYYYQHGQWVRKYWVQIGIADEWVIFNPNPHSPISSALYLPLATSDLYTGILPLFDLPMLTSIHTLNYLKDGKAHRISTKQEKIKSPYYENKGLGLQLDIPKGFHITPLDTTRISPLFLVLTSDNSHISFEYITPPILSDNYQTHYLQQWNNASHEITTLKDLKREHYCIKTPHQVIIMIPDGSSFYLIKISGEHREEALSELIKKNLKFKE from the coding sequence ATGAAACTAAAACTCCATCTAACCCCGCTACTTATCCTTCTCAGCCTACCCTCCTTTGGCCAACCCCAACAATATCGCATTACCTGGAACAACAACAAGGTCGGCACGTACGAAACAAACCACATATATTTAGATACAGTACGGACCACTACCACTCTACAACTCAACTATCGACACGATGAGGGTACAACCCAAGCCTATGTACGGCATCAATTCTATGAGCTATCCTATGGAGCATTAGTATCAGTATCGACTGATCTGAGTGTACTAGCCGGCGACACCACCCAGTTCATCTACTACACCCCTGATTCGACGCGAGCACCAAGCTACTCTCCTTCCATACTAGGCCCCTATGGCCTTCAACAATTGAGTCAACGCCAACTAAACCAAGTAGGTGACAGCATACAATGCCTTGCCTATTCTCCTGATCATGGCCAAGCCGTCCCTCTCTGGAGAACAATCTCCAGTTACGAAATAATCCTCGCTCAAAAGTATTGGATCGTCCAAGACTCCATTCCAGGCAAACGCCCAATAGAGAGCATATACAACCAAGACTTTGTACTATACAGTTCGATACAAAACTCACCAATAGGCAGACTAAACATCCAACCCCTACGCCCAATTGACTCTCTGATTCAGTTTATGTCGCAAAGCTATGGTCTCAAACAACTCCCCTCCAACATATGGCTTCCTGACCCTAAAAACGTCAACGCTATTCAACTCGCACTGACCACAACCAACGAACAAAACAGTACCATCAACCTCACAGACAACAGCTTCACTCCTCTACCTATAGACAGTATGAAGCTAGCACAAACAACAGCCTCCAATACCTGGCTCAACACCCAGGACTTAAATTACTTCTCAATAGCAGATTCTCTGACCAGAACCCTCACAACTCCAGAAGAAATCGCCTACCAATTGACTCTTTATTGCCGATCACTGGACTTCAAACACCCCTCATTGCAGCTACTCAAACTGGCTAGAAGTATCGAACTCCCCTCACGATTGGTTCATGGATACTATTACCAACATGGACAGTGGGTACGAAAATATTGGGTACAAATTGGGATCGCCGACGAATGGGTCATCTTCAACCCAAACCCACACAGTCCGATCAGCTCTGCACTCTACCTCCCTCTAGCCACCAGTGATCTATACACTGGTATCTTGCCACTCTTTGATCTTCCCATGCTCACATCTATCCATACGCTCAATTACCTAAAAGACGGCAAAGCACACCGAATCAGCACCAAACAAGAAAAGATCAAGTCACCATACTACGAAAACAAAGGGTTAGGCCTACAACTTGACATCCCAAAAGGCTTCCACATCACCCCTCTAGACACTACACGCATCTCTCCACTGTTCCTTGTGCTAACCAGCGACAACAGCCATATTTCCTTTGAATACATTACTCCCCCTATCCTATCAGACAATTATCAAACACACTACCTACAGCAATGGAACAATGCAAGCCATGAAATCACAACACTCAAAGACCTCAAGCGCGAACACTATTGCATCAAAACACCTCATCAAGTTATAATCATGATCCCTGATGGTAGCAGCTTTTACTTGATCAAAATCAGTGGAGAGCATCGTGAAGAAGCGCTTTCAGAATTGATCAAAAAGAACCTTAAGTTCAAAGAATAA